One window of the Clostridium sp. MB40-C1 genome contains the following:
- a CDS encoding cell wall metabolism sensor histidine kinase WalK gives MRDKDVYKIEIKIMFVLICIVVLQEPTIEIIKFIEHSIQLRMGVNEPHSILSSNNFFQALLFFAYFHLIMHKKIRYFVNINKGLEKILQGDTNIIIPVYSSDELSKLAQNINSMVDKFKNSIIKERKAEQTKIDLITSISHDLRTPLTSILGYLQLIDNDEYKDEFVLRSYVNIVLNKTKRLKVLIDDLFEVTTLNNYGFKISKQRLDIVELINQLVIEHRVNFRKANIKCRLHFKDEKICILGDSMKLVRAFENLIFNCIKYSKTSEFMDILVDKEGDKAIIEFINYGEAICPLDIPYIFNKFYRVDKSRSEETGGSGLGLAITKNIIELHNGKIDVESNINKTIFKVILPC, from the coding sequence ATGAGAGATAAAGATGTTTATAAAATAGAAATTAAAATTATGTTTGTACTTATATGTATAGTAGTTCTTCAAGAACCAACCATTGAAATAATTAAATTTATAGAGCATTCTATACAATTAAGAATGGGCGTAAATGAACCACATAGTATATTAAGTAGTAATAATTTTTTTCAAGCATTATTGTTTTTTGCATATTTTCACTTGATAATGCACAAAAAAATTAGATATTTCGTAAATATAAATAAAGGATTGGAGAAAATATTACAAGGAGATACTAATATAATTATTCCAGTATATTCAAGTGATGAGTTAAGTAAGCTAGCTCAGAATATAAATAGTATGGTAGATAAGTTTAAAAATTCAATTATTAAAGAAAGAAAAGCAGAACAAACAAAAATAGATCTTATAACTAGTATTTCTCATGATTTACGTACACCTCTGACTTCTATTCTAGGATATTTACAATTAATAGATAATGATGAATATAAAGATGAATTTGTGTTGCGAAGCTATGTAAATATTGTACTTAATAAAACGAAGCGGTTAAAAGTTTTAATAGATGATCTTTTTGAAGTGACAACTCTAAACAATTATGGGTTTAAAATTTCTAAGCAAAGGTTAGATATTGTGGAACTTATAAATCAACTTGTCATTGAACATAGGGTGAATTTTCGTAAGGCAAATATTAAATGTAGATTACATTTTAAAGATGAAAAAATATGCATTTTAGGAGATAGTATGAAATTGGTTAGAGCTTTTGAAAATTTAATTTTTAATTGCATAAAGTATTCCAAAACTAGTGAATTTATGGACATATTAGTAGATAAAGAAGGTGACAAAGCAATTATTGAGTTTATAAATTATGGAGAGGCAATATGTCCTTTAGATATACCTTATATTTTTAACAAGTTTTATAGGGTAGACAAGTCTCGATCAGAAGAAACAGGAGGTTCGGGCTTGGGACTGGCTATAACAAAGAATATTATAGAATTACATAATGGAAAAATAGATGTAGAAAGTAATATAAATAAAACAATATTTAAAGTAATTCTTCCTTGTTAA
- a CDS encoding ABC transporter substrate-binding protein, with translation MELKKNKIIIIAIIIIALIGLGIYPMFSKKSLRTVELGSDSGTLKIYTMQVSGESSPIFQGTINEFKKKYPKINIKEIPISVDGNSYAKKLLSDTLAGDGPDIIYFNPENVNIRKLQKSGMLADLKPFIEKDKDLTGEDYNKNVMNAGLFNGKITFIPLSYYVNSYITTKELLKNNNISLKDNMSQKEFMKSIDAYINSVKGDTKKTLFASPVSITNFIASSGIKFVDYENKKIYFDKPEFREVIENYKKIYNTSIKKEDRQSSSGEEGYAAIKEGSTLFSNDEFIELREMFQSESRIKGESKETEIVGNLPTYTGGDKIIAVAKECMAINASTKNKSAAYAFIKTALYSKLEVKDADIEYVPVSYIPTNKKAREDIKKQYIEMFVGKKATFSNKGSEIVFEKPSEGMERYYNKITKNIEKTEVTDNTLEDLMMECLKPYFQDKSSYESAIKVLENKVKLYINE, from the coding sequence ATGGAATTGAAAAAGAATAAAATTATAATTATTGCAATAATTATAATAGCTTTAATTGGACTTGGCATATATCCAATGTTTAGTAAGAAAAGTTTAAGAACTGTTGAACTCGGAAGCGATTCAGGTACTTTAAAAATTTATACTATGCAGGTAAGTGGCGAAAGTTCTCCAATATTTCAAGGCACTATAAATGAATTTAAAAAAAAGTATCCTAAAATAAATATTAAAGAGATACCTATTAGTGTGGATGGCAATTCTTATGCTAAAAAATTATTATCAGATACTTTAGCAGGAGATGGACCTGATATAATATATTTTAATCCAGAAAATGTTAATATAAGAAAACTACAAAAATCAGGAATGCTCGCAGATTTAAAACCTTTTATTGAAAAAGATAAAGATCTTACAGGAGAAGATTATAATAAAAATGTAATGAATGCAGGATTATTTAATGGAAAGATTACATTCATACCATTGAGCTACTATGTTAATAGTTATATAACAACAAAAGAATTGTTAAAAAATAATAATATTTCATTGAAAGATAATATGTCACAGAAGGAATTTATGAAATCCATAGATGCATATATAAATTCTGTAAAAGGAGATACTAAAAAAACACTTTTTGCTTCGCCAGTTAGTATTACTAATTTTATAGCAAGTAGTGGAATTAAATTTGTTGATTATGAAAATAAAAAAATTTATTTTGATAAACCTGAATTTAGAGAAGTAATAGAAAACTATAAGAAAATTTATAACACATCTATAAAAAAAGAAGATAGACAAAGTTCTTCTGGTGAAGAGGGATATGCAGCAATCAAAGAAGGAAGTACACTTTTTTCAAATGATGAATTTATCGAATTGAGGGAAATGTTTCAGTCTGAATCTAGGATAAAAGGGGAGTCAAAGGAAACAGAAATTGTAGGCAATTTGCCGACATATACTGGAGGAGACAAGATTATTGCTGTAGCAAAGGAATGTATGGCAATAAATGCAAGTACAAAGAACAAATCTGCAGCATATGCTTTTATAAAAACTGCTCTATATTCTAAATTAGAAGTGAAGGATGCCGATATAGAGTATGTTCCAGTTAGTTATATCCCAACAAATAAAAAAGCTAGAGAAGATATAAAAAAACAATATATAGAAATGTTTGTGGGAAAAAAGGCTACATTCAGTAATAAAGGTAGTGAGATAGTTTTTGAAAAGCCAAGTGAAGGTATGGAAAGGTATTATAATAAAATAACAAAAAATATAGAAAAAACAGAAGTTACAGATAACACACTAGAAGATTTAATGATGGAATGTTTAAAGCCATATTTTCAAGATAAATCTTCTTATGAGAGTGCCATTAAAGTATTAGAGAATAAGGTAAAGCTATATATAAATGAGTAA
- a CDS encoding ABC transporter permease, whose protein sequence is MNVKKLTTIRLIVSSTILLIMIIISNYLNLKVSENVSNIIEYKNKVSDNGITFEELQKAKKNNKDFKLTGLKEVTANIQNIYGVLPDREIKTKMVLTDENHFILYPNKIIRGGKIDYLSVKNGSNIAIISDVLATSFFKNIDVIGNNININNEKYKIVGVYKKNNSLLYSASQDIYERVYVPYTSYKSITKDGKNYLDIISTKETSTNGEKSIYNKLTKVVGDKLGMYSVYNYTVSKKVIYEQIRILYFIMGIVAIVFLGVIMIRHIKKMIAFFKKSMKDKYLKEIIKEKPVEVKVILGRILFCLIAVIVIFNLIKFNIVFVDKYLPNENVFDIEFYRKAIIKDIQIANANECGVSNVYNRYLSNVSSIQYLLLFMEVVTFIVFLINIKARKMLRHIEK, encoded by the coding sequence GTGAATGTAAAAAAGCTTACAACAATCAGACTTATAGTAAGTAGTACTATTTTACTTATTATGATTATAATAAGTAATTATCTAAACTTAAAGGTAAGTGAAAATGTTTCTAATATAATAGAATATAAAAATAAAGTAAGTGATAATGGTATCACATTTGAGGAGCTTCAAAAGGCAAAAAAAAATAATAAAGATTTTAAATTAACGGGTTTAAAAGAAGTTACTGCAAATATACAAAATATATATGGAGTTTTACCAGATAGAGAAATTAAAACTAAGATGGTACTTACAGATGAAAACCACTTTATTTTATATCCAAATAAAATTATAAGAGGCGGAAAAATTGACTATTTATCAGTAAAAAATGGGAGTAATATTGCTATAATAAGTGATGTTTTAGCAACTTCTTTTTTTAAAAATATAGATGTAATTGGAAATAATATTAATATTAATAATGAAAAGTATAAAATTGTTGGAGTATATAAAAAAAATAATTCGTTATTATACAGTGCATCACAAGATATATATGAAAGAGTATATGTACCATATACATCCTATAAAAGTATTACTAAAGATGGAAAAAATTATTTAGATATAATATCAACAAAGGAAACTAGTACTAATGGTGAAAAGAGCATTTATAATAAATTAACTAAGGTTGTAGGTGATAAATTAGGGATGTATTCTGTATATAATTATACAGTGTCAAAGAAAGTAATATATGAACAAATACGAATATTATATTTTATTATGGGTATAGTTGCTATTGTTTTCCTTGGTGTAATTATGATAAGACATATTAAAAAGATGATAGCATTTTTTAAAAAAAGTATGAAAGATAAATACTTAAAGGAGATAATAAAGGAGAAACCTGTGGAAGTTAAGGTTATTTTAGGAAGGATACTTTTTTGTTTAATTGCTGTGATTGTCATATTTAATTTAATAAAATTTAATATAGTTTTTGTAGATAAATATTTACCTAATGAAAATGTGTTTGATATTGAGTTTTATAGGAAAGCCATAATAAAAGATATTCAGATTGCAAATGCAAACGAATGTGGAGTAAGTAATGTGTATAATAGATATTTAAGTAATGTTAGCAGCATACAGTATCTACTTCTTTTTATGGAGGTAGTTACTTTTATAGTATTTCTTATAAATATTAAGGCAAGAAAAATGTTAAGACATATTGAAAAGTGA
- a CDS encoding efflux RND transporter periplasmic adaptor subunit has translation MENHIKKDKKNKIITILIVVFISIIVLCTYFSKTIKNMLLPEVNAVYIKPGTIGEGVEFKGIAQYENTHKIALKPNWSIKEIKVKINQDVKKGDVLASVDNDEITLKEKIQKVKIMKLENELKNLKNSPKPSKSKEGDESKTSLGKKDNPKSNDNRIKEVQFELETENMQYKEIRKGLTKDGNILSDIDGKVVSIGRLLENDDVSAAVSAGGTSLFEIASSKTNFSVRWTVASKEGEKYSIGDKINVFVPSGKKDSSGNIKEKKLSSSINQKKYIDQKEEYEFSADIKDKVYINQGDKVTITTAESTKRYNNVIPKSCLNEDQGKSYIFLVKQRGGALGSEFYVEKVFVQLVAYDDQNCSIKPYAGNDAIKDSYGIVSNTSKPLTENTEVKLQLTGK, from the coding sequence ATGGAAAACCACATTAAAAAGGATAAAAAAAATAAAATTATAACAATACTTATTGTAGTGTTTATTAGTATTATAGTGCTTTGCACATATTTTTCAAAAACTATAAAAAATATGCTTCTTCCAGAAGTTAATGCAGTTTATATTAAGCCAGGAACAATAGGTGAAGGTGTTGAATTTAAAGGGATAGCACAATATGAAAATACTCATAAGATTGCCTTAAAACCTAATTGGAGTATTAAAGAGATAAAAGTAAAAATAAATCAAGATGTAAAAAAAGGGGATGTATTAGCATCAGTAGATAACGATGAAATTACTTTAAAGGAAAAAATACAAAAAGTAAAAATAATGAAATTAGAAAATGAACTTAAAAATTTGAAAAATTCACCTAAACCAAGTAAAAGTAAAGAAGGAGATGAATCAAAAACTAGCTTAGGTAAAAAAGATAACCCCAAAAGCAATGATAATAGGATTAAAGAAGTTCAATTTGAGTTAGAAACCGAAAATATGCAGTACAAAGAAATTCGTAAAGGGCTAACTAAAGATGGAAATATTTTATCAGATATAGATGGAAAAGTAGTAAGTATAGGGAGATTACTAGAAAACGATGATGTATCAGCTGCTGTAAGTGCAGGGGGAACTTCATTATTTGAAATTGCAAGCAGTAAAACTAATTTTTCAGTTAGATGGACAGTTGCATCTAAAGAAGGGGAAAAATATTCTATAGGAGACAAAATAAATGTTTTTGTACCTAGTGGAAAGAAAGACTCTAGTGGAAATATAAAAGAAAAAAAATTAAGTTCTAGTATAAACCAAAAAAAATACATTGACCAAAAAGAAGAATATGAATTTTCAGCAGATATCAAGGATAAGGTATATATAAACCAAGGAGACAAGGTTACAATAACTACAGCAGAAAGTACTAAAAGATATAATAATGTTATTCCTAAAAGCTGTTTAAATGAAGATCAGGGGAAATCCTATATATTTTTAGTAAAGCAAAGAGGTGGAGCGTTAGGGTCTGAATTCTATGTAGAAAAAGTTTTTGTTCAGTTAGTTGCTTATGATGATCAAAACTGCTCAATTAAGCCATATGCAGGTAATGATGCTATAAAAGATAGTTACGGAATTGTAAGTAATACATCAAAGCCTCTTACTGAAAATACAGAGGTTAAGCTTCAGTTAACGGGTAAGTAG
- a CDS encoding carbohydrate ABC transporter permease — MEEKNKVSVVIKYAVLTIFAVTAIMPVVYMVSSSFMGISEVSDAIENYKFHIIPECFTLIQYYDILLKKPDFLIKFWNSVILVVPIVIGQIVVSILGAYAFAKMKFPFKQYIFFMFILLMIMPYQVTLVPIYIIMKKLNLVGSFSSVILPGIFSTFGVFLMTQFLKSIPDEQCEAAKIDGANNLQILFRIIIPQCKGAVVSLAILCFVDNWNMIEQPLILLGDKKQPLSTFLSQINSQDIGLAFACGVMFMIPSIFVFLKGEKRLLEGIQHLDAK, encoded by the coding sequence GTGGAAGAAAAAAATAAAGTATCAGTAGTAATTAAATATGCAGTTTTAACTATTTTTGCAGTAACTGCCATAATGCCTGTAGTATATATGGTATCAAGTTCTTTTATGGGTATAAGTGAAGTAAGCGATGCTATTGAAAATTATAAATTTCATATTATACCAGAGTGCTTTACATTAATTCAGTATTATGACATTTTACTTAAAAAGCCTGATTTTTTAATCAAGTTTTGGAATTCTGTAATATTAGTTGTACCAATAGTTATTGGACAAATAGTGGTATCTATTTTAGGAGCATATGCTTTTGCAAAAATGAAATTTCCTTTTAAACAGTATATATTTTTTATGTTCATTTTATTAATGATAATGCCATATCAAGTAACTCTTGTACCAATCTATATAATAATGAAAAAATTAAATTTAGTAGGGTCATTTTCATCAGTAATATTACCAGGAATATTTTCAACTTTTGGAGTTTTCCTGATGACACAATTTTTAAAATCTATACCAGATGAACAATGTGAAGCAGCAAAAATAGATGGAGCAAACAATTTACAAATTCTGTTTAGAATTATCATTCCTCAGTGTAAGGGTGCTGTAGTTTCACTTGCTATATTATGTTTCGTTGATAATTGGAATATGATAGAACAGCCTTTGATTTTGCTTGGAGATAAAAAGCAGCCTCTTTCGACTTTTTTATCACAAATTAATTCTCAAGATATAGGCTTAGCTTTTGCTTGTGGAGTAATGTTTATGATTCCTTCTATATTTGTATTTCTTAAAGGAGAGAAAAGACTGCTTGAAGGTATACAGCACTTGGATGCAAAGTAG
- a CDS encoding carbohydrate ABC transporter permease, whose translation MNLKKRESITAYIFALPSIIGFLLFFCIPFIISLVYCFTQGIGDIEYVGFQNFVDLFQNDAFILAFKNTLIFNAVSVPLVMVISLGITLILNSKIKKGSFFRTVLTFPIIIPLASVVLVWQIFFRQTGVVNGVLLKFGIMGPDWLKTKWSFYILLLLYVWKNCGYNMIIFLAGLNNVPKECYEAASIDGCGKISMFFKITLPLILPTIFFVFIISIINSLRVYREAYLLSGQYPDPSIYMLQHFMNNNFTNLNYQRLSTASVIVFILVAVLVYSLFKLQKKYEA comes from the coding sequence ATGAATTTAAAGAAAAGAGAAAGTATAACAGCATATATTTTTGCACTGCCTTCTATAATAGGATTTCTTCTATTTTTCTGTATTCCTTTTATAATAAGCTTAGTTTATTGTTTCACACAGGGGATAGGAGATATAGAATATGTAGGATTTCAGAATTTTGTAGATTTATTTCAAAACGATGCATTTATATTAGCGTTTAAAAACACATTAATTTTTAATGCAGTAAGTGTACCATTAGTTATGGTAATATCTTTAGGCATTACCCTTATTTTAAATAGTAAGATAAAAAAAGGGTCTTTTTTTAGGACGGTGCTTACATTTCCTATAATAATACCATTAGCATCAGTAGTATTAGTATGGCAGATATTTTTTAGACAAACTGGTGTAGTTAATGGTGTGCTTTTAAAGTTTGGTATAATGGGTCCGGATTGGCTTAAAACAAAATGGTCTTTTTATATACTTCTTTTGTTATATGTATGGAAAAACTGTGGATACAACATGATAATATTTCTTGCAGGATTAAACAATGTACCAAAGGAATGCTATGAAGCAGCTTCTATAGATGGATGTGGAAAAATAAGTATGTTTTTTAAAATAACTTTACCCTTAATTTTGCCTACAATATTCTTTGTTTTTATAATTTCAATAATAAATTCATTAAGAGTATACAGAGAAGCCTATTTACTTTCAGGACAATATCCAGACCCAAGTATATATATGCTTCAGCATTTTATGAACAATAATTTTACTAATTTAAACTATCAAAGATTGTCTACAGCATCAGTTATAGTATTCATTCTTGTGGCAGTTCTAGTTTACTCTTTATTTAAGCTTCAAAAGAAATATGAGGCATAG
- a CDS encoding DUF4230 domain-containing protein: MKKWYKYIKFIFLAVIIISLTWILAGFSTKQDKVVDRSNVTNEFKNISELATYKNSYTDVLFIKDSKKIKEFTIPFTTNSILIKYSGYIKAGVDLQSAQIDLDESEKKITVKLKKSKILDNVIDTNSVTVLDETTSIFSNVQTKEIFDEINNNKGQVVDKLVKEGFLDKANENTKILLKGLLKNMGFEKISIEFV; this comes from the coding sequence ATGAAAAAATGGTATAAATATATCAAATTTATTTTTTTAGCAGTAATAATCATTAGTTTGACTTGGATTTTAGCGGGTTTTTCAACTAAGCAAGATAAAGTAGTAGATAGATCTAATGTTACTAATGAATTTAAAAATATTTCTGAACTTGCAACATATAAAAATTCATATACAGATGTATTATTTATAAAAGATAGTAAAAAGATTAAAGAGTTTACAATACCATTTACAACAAATTCAATACTAATAAAGTATAGTGGATATATAAAAGCAGGAGTAGATTTACAAAGTGCTCAAATAGACTTAGATGAGTCAGAAAAAAAAATTACTGTAAAGCTAAAAAAATCTAAAATACTAGATAATGTTATAGATACAAATAGTGTAACAGTTTTAGATGAAACTACCTCTATTTTTAGTAATGTACAAACAAAAGAAATATTTGATGAGATTAATAACAATAAAGGACAAGTAGTAGATAAGTTAGTAAAAGAAGGATTTCTAGACAAAGCTAATGAAAACACTAAAATTTTATTAAAAGGACTTCTTAAAAATATGGGATTTGAAAAGATAAGTATTGAATTTGTTTAA
- a CDS encoding MarR family winged helix-turn-helix transcriptional regulator, which yields MFEIDDCVSFVTSKASKEIADAFNEKLSSYNITRVQWIALYFLGKYECINQSELAEKMNIKTSTMVRLIDRMETEGYVLRTKDTNDRRITNLYLTELGLKRRGEIMEIGQRFSDFIIKDISDEDLLVFKNVMNKIVENSKSNF from the coding sequence ATGTTTGAAATAGATGATTGTGTTAGCTTTGTAACAAGCAAAGCCTCAAAAGAAATTGCTGATGCTTTTAATGAAAAATTAAGTTCTTATAATATAACTAGAGTACAATGGATTGCACTTTATTTTTTAGGAAAATATGAATGTATTAATCAAAGTGAACTTGCAGAAAAAATGAACATAAAAACTTCTACAATGGTTAGACTAATTGATAGGATGGAAACTGAGGGTTATGTATTGAGAACTAAAGATACTAACGACAGAAGAATAACTAACTTATATTTAACAGAATTAGGTCTAAAAAGAAGAGGAGAAATAATGGAAATAGGGCAACGTTTTAGTGATTTTATAATTAAAGATATCTCTGATGAAGATCTATTAGTTTTTAAAAATGTAATGAATAAAATAGTCGAAAACTCAAAATCAAACTTTTAA
- a CDS encoding carboxymuconolactone decarboxylase family protein, which yields MAKKDPREMLNAFTGGLEELSGTNETHVGAFMNLLGSAYEPGKLDSKVKELISVAIAVYNRCEYCIVFHTYKALEAGASREEMLEAAMVAVAFGGGPTMAYSVTLLKDSIDEFEKDFK from the coding sequence ATGGCAAAAAAAGATCCAAGAGAAATGTTAAATGCTTTTACTGGCGGTTTAGAAGAATTAAGTGGTACTAATGAGACTCATGTTGGTGCTTTCATGAATTTATTAGGCTCAGCCTATGAACCAGGTAAACTTGATAGTAAAGTTAAAGAATTAATTAGCGTTGCAATTGCTGTATATAACCGTTGTGAATATTGCATAGTGTTCCATACATATAAAGCTTTAGAAGCAGGTGCTTCTCGTGAAGAAATGCTTGAAGCTGCAATGGTAGCTGTAGCATTTGGCGGAGGTCCTACTATGGCTTACAGTGTTACTTTATTAAAAGATTCTATTGATGAATTTGAAAAGGACTTTAAATAA
- the lpdA gene encoding dihydrolipoyl dehydrogenase, which yields MFELKLEKLSGHNTSGKVGKINVKNGDVIKPGDILIQIESKKGNSSVKSDVDGKIEEVLVEEGQSIKIGDTLFKIEGEKTETRTSKPSGGFNYFSTVMKPIKKEIEADITIIGGGPGGYVAAIHAAKKGAKTVLVEKEAVGGTCLNWGCIPTKALVRSSEVYKNIKEAEEFGLFAENCSVNMEKVISRKDKIKEQLVGGIDYLLDKNNVEKIQGSGEILDNNTVFVKSNKAHTTIKTKNIIIATGSETSTIPIKGIDSKNVLTSKEALDLKSLPKKLVVIGGGVIGMEFAFIFANFGVEVFVVEFADKILASLDNDVCEEITTIAKDKGIKVYTDSKVECIEEDESGECIVTFTKNNEKKYITTDKILSAVGRKPFFEGIDIEKLNIEMNENNKGIKVNDKMQTNIPNIYAIGDVTNIIQLAHVASHQGITAVDNILGIDKNMDYTSVPSAIFTDPEIASVGISEKFAETNEIDIEVGKFPFSANGKALTYGESRGFVKIIKDKSTGKIVGSTIIGPHATDLLATVTLGIANGLTTKQITETIFAHPTTSESIHEASLEVEGGAIHFAK from the coding sequence ATGTTTGAACTAAAACTAGAAAAATTATCTGGGCACAATACAAGTGGTAAAGTTGGTAAAATTAATGTTAAAAATGGAGATGTAATAAAGCCTGGAGATATATTAATACAAATAGAATCAAAAAAAGGTAATTCATCTGTAAAATCTGATGTAGATGGTAAAATTGAAGAGGTACTAGTAGAAGAAGGACAAAGTATAAAAATTGGTGATACTCTATTTAAAATAGAAGGAGAAAAAACAGAAACTAGAACTTCTAAACCATCTGGTGGATTTAATTATTTTAGTACTGTAATGAAACCTATAAAAAAAGAAATCGAAGCAGATATAACTATAATCGGAGGAGGTCCTGGAGGTTATGTTGCTGCCATTCACGCTGCTAAAAAAGGTGCAAAAACTGTTCTAGTAGAAAAAGAGGCTGTTGGTGGAACATGTCTAAACTGGGGATGTATCCCTACAAAGGCTTTAGTTCGTTCATCTGAAGTATATAAAAACATAAAAGAGGCTGAGGAGTTTGGTCTTTTTGCTGAAAATTGTTCTGTAAATATGGAAAAAGTAATTAGTCGAAAAGATAAAATAAAAGAGCAATTAGTAGGTGGTATAGACTACCTACTAGATAAAAATAATGTTGAGAAAATTCAAGGTTCTGGAGAAATTTTAGATAACAATACTGTATTTGTAAAATCAAACAAAGCACACACAACAATAAAAACTAAAAATATAATAATTGCTACTGGTTCAGAAACTTCTACTATTCCTATTAAGGGTATAGATTCTAAAAATGTACTAACAAGCAAAGAAGCTCTCGATTTAAAATCCCTTCCAAAAAAATTGGTGGTAATTGGCGGTGGCGTAATTGGAATGGAATTTGCATTTATTTTTGCAAACTTTGGTGTTGAGGTTTTTGTTGTTGAATTTGCAGATAAGATATTAGCTTCTTTAGATAATGATGTATGTGAAGAAATAACAACTATTGCAAAAGATAAAGGAATTAAAGTATACACAGATTCTAAAGTAGAATGTATAGAAGAAGATGAAAGTGGCGAATGCATAGTTACCTTTACAAAAAATAATGAAAAAAAATATATAACTACTGATAAAATTTTATCTGCAGTAGGAAGAAAACCTTTCTTTGAAGGTATAGATATAGAAAAATTAAATATAGAAATGAATGAAAATAATAAAGGTATAAAAGTTAATGATAAAATGCAAACAAATATACCAAATATATATGCTATTGGGGATGTAACTAATATTATTCAATTAGCTCATGTTGCTTCTCATCAAGGAATTACCGCAGTAGATAATATTTTAGGTATAGATAAAAATATGGATTATACTTCAGTTCCAAGCGCTATATTTACAGACCCAGAAATAGCTTCAGTAGGAATTTCAGAAAAATTTGCTGAAACTAATGAAATAGATATAGAAGTTGGAAAATTCCCATTTTCAGCTAATGGTAAAGCTCTTACTTATGGCGAAAGTAGAGGTTTTGTTAAAATTATAAAAGATAAGTCTACTGGCAAAATAGTTGGAAGTACTATAATTGGTCCTCATGCTACTGATTTACTTGCTACAGTGACTTTAGGAATAGCGAATGGATTAACTACTAAACAAATAACTGAAACAATATTTGCTCACCCTACTACATCTGAATCAATACATGAAGCCTCTTTAGAAGTTGAAGGCGGTGCAATACATTTTGCTAAATAA
- a CDS encoding lipoate--protein ligase produces the protein MLNNTFDTKIICSSSNNPWYNLSLEEYLFTKVNKNQIILYLWQNDNTIVLGRNQNPWKECKCKSFEKDNGKIARRLSGGGAVFHDLGNLNFTFIMDKNLHNLNTQLKVILNAVISLGIKCEFSGRNDILANNKKFSGNAFYEDDYSYYHHGTILINSNMNKLTKYLKVSKEKISSKGIDSISSRVINLQDINHNISVDSMKKNLINSFIEIYGGTPLIEYINEKILPLEDLYKKYSSWEWIYGETPRFDINFVNRFIWGEIDLNLKLNNGLIDSAVIYSDAIDSKLIKNIASNLSNLPFKIVEIEKKLNSIKDEKNIKIIDDIINFLKTKLSF, from the coding sequence TTGCTAAATAATACTTTTGACACTAAAATAATTTGTTCCTCATCTAATAATCCATGGTATAACTTATCTTTAGAGGAGTATCTTTTTACTAAAGTAAATAAAAATCAGATAATTCTATACCTATGGCAAAATGACAATACAATTGTACTGGGAAGAAATCAAAATCCTTGGAAAGAATGTAAGTGTAAATCCTTTGAAAAAGATAATGGTAAAATAGCCCGAAGATTATCTGGAGGTGGAGCAGTATTTCATGATTTAGGAAATTTAAATTTCACATTTATAATGGATAAAAATTTACATAACCTTAATACTCAACTAAAGGTTATACTAAATGCTGTAATATCTCTAGGAATTAAGTGTGAATTTTCTGGGAGAAATGACATACTTGCAAACAATAAAAAATTCTCAGGAAATGCTTTTTACGAAGATGATTATTCATATTATCATCATGGAACAATACTTATAAATTCTAATATGAATAAATTAACCAAATATTTGAAAGTGTCTAAAGAAAAAATATCTTCTAAAGGAATTGATTCTATAAGTTCAAGAGTAATAAATTTACAAGATATAAACCATAATATATCAGTTGATAGTATGAAAAAAAACTTGATAAACTCTTTTATAGAGATTTACGGCGGTACTCCCCTTATTGAGTATATAAATGAAAAAATATTACCTTTAGAAGATCTATATAAAAAATATTCTTCTTGGGAATGGATTTATGGTGAAACACCAAGATTTGACATAAATTTTGTAAACAGATTTATTTGGGGTGAAATAGATTTAAATCTTAAATTAAATAATGGCTTAATAGATTCTGCTGTAATATATTCTGATGCTATAGATTCTAAGCTAATTAAAAATATAGCATCTAATCTATCCAACCTTCCATTTAAAATTGTAGAAATTGAAAAAAAATTAAATTCTATAAAAGATGAAAAGAATATTAAAATTATTGATGACATTATTAACTTTTTAAAAACAAAACTTAGCTTTTAA